The Cervus canadensis isolate Bull #8, Minnesota chromosome 9, ASM1932006v1, whole genome shotgun sequence genome contains a region encoding:
- the TNFSF13B gene encoding tumor necrosis factor ligand superfamily member 13B isoform X2 encodes MDDSTGEQSRLSCPQTREEMKLKEGGSVLPQEESPSGRCSKDGKLLAVTLLLAASSSCLTVLAFCWVASLQAELGSLRAELRGRPGAPQAGAAAAREAPGVTPALKRIFAPPAPGESNSSQSGRSKRGLPEAEETVTQDCLQLIADSDTPTIRKGAYTFVPWLLSFKRGRALEEKENKILVKETGYFFIYGQVLYTDNTFAMGHLIQRKKVHVFGDELSLVTLFRCIQNMPETLPNNSCYSAGIAKLEEGDELQLAIPREDAKISRDGDGTFFGALKLL; translated from the exons ATGGATGACTCCACCGGGGAGCAGTCCCGCCTTTCTTGCCCTCAGACcagagaagaaatgaaactgaAGGAGGGAGGCTCCGTCCTGCCCCAGGAGGAAAGCCCCTCCGGCCGGTGCTCCAAAGATGGAAAGCTGCTGGCCGTGACCCTGCTGCTCGCCGCCTCGTCCAGCTGCCTCACGGTGCTGGCTTTCTGCTGGGTGGCGTCCCTGCAAGCGGAGCTGGGCAGCCTCCGGGCGGAGCTGCGGGGGCGGCCGGGCGCCCCCCAGGCGGGAGCCGCGGCCGCGCGGGAGGCTCCCGGCGTCACCCCCGCCCTGAAA CGGATCTTTGCACCCCCAGCTCCGGGAGAAAGCAATTCCAGCCAGAGCGGCAGGAGTAAGCGTGGCCTGCCGGAGGCAGAAGAAACAG tcACTCAAGACTGCTTGCAGTTGATTGCAGACAGTGACACGCCTACTATACGAAAAG GAGCATACACCTTTGTTCCTTGGCTTCTCAGCTTTAAAAGAGGAAGAGCcctagaagaaaaagagaataagatTTTGGTCAAAGAGACAGGCTACTTCTTTATCTACGGTCAG GTTTTATACACCGATAACACGTTTGCCATGGGACACCTAATACAGAGGAAAAAAGTCCATGTCTTTGGGGACGAACTGAGTCTGGTGACTTTGTTTCGATGTATTCAAAACATGCCTGAAACACTACCCAATAATTCCTGttactcagctg GCATCGCGAAGCTGGAGGAAGGAGATGAACTCCAACTGGCAATACCCCGGGAAGATGCTAAGATATCCCGAGATGGAGATGGCACGTTTTTTGGAGCCCTGAAGCTTCTGTGA
- the TNFSF13B gene encoding tumor necrosis factor ligand superfamily member 13B isoform X1, translating into MDDSTGEQSRLSCPQTREEMKLKEGGSVLPQEESPSGRCSKDGKLLAVTLLLAASSSCLTVLAFCWVASLQAELGSLRAELRGRPGAPQAGAAAAREAPGVTPALKQRIFAPPAPGESNSSQSGRSKRGLPEAEETVTQDCLQLIADSDTPTIRKGAYTFVPWLLSFKRGRALEEKENKILVKETGYFFIYGQVLYTDNTFAMGHLIQRKKVHVFGDELSLVTLFRCIQNMPETLPNNSCYSAGIAKLEEGDELQLAIPREDAKISRDGDGTFFGALKLL; encoded by the exons ATGGATGACTCCACCGGGGAGCAGTCCCGCCTTTCTTGCCCTCAGACcagagaagaaatgaaactgaAGGAGGGAGGCTCCGTCCTGCCCCAGGAGGAAAGCCCCTCCGGCCGGTGCTCCAAAGATGGAAAGCTGCTGGCCGTGACCCTGCTGCTCGCCGCCTCGTCCAGCTGCCTCACGGTGCTGGCTTTCTGCTGGGTGGCGTCCCTGCAAGCGGAGCTGGGCAGCCTCCGGGCGGAGCTGCGGGGGCGGCCGGGCGCCCCCCAGGCGGGAGCCGCGGCCGCGCGGGAGGCTCCCGGCGTCACCCCCGCCCTGAAA CAGCGGATCTTTGCACCCCCAGCTCCGGGAGAAAGCAATTCCAGCCAGAGCGGCAGGAGTAAGCGTGGCCTGCCGGAGGCAGAAGAAACAG tcACTCAAGACTGCTTGCAGTTGATTGCAGACAGTGACACGCCTACTATACGAAAAG GAGCATACACCTTTGTTCCTTGGCTTCTCAGCTTTAAAAGAGGAAGAGCcctagaagaaaaagagaataagatTTTGGTCAAAGAGACAGGCTACTTCTTTATCTACGGTCAG GTTTTATACACCGATAACACGTTTGCCATGGGACACCTAATACAGAGGAAAAAAGTCCATGTCTTTGGGGACGAACTGAGTCTGGTGACTTTGTTTCGATGTATTCAAAACATGCCTGAAACACTACCCAATAATTCCTGttactcagctg GCATCGCGAAGCTGGAGGAAGGAGATGAACTCCAACTGGCAATACCCCGGGAAGATGCTAAGATATCCCGAGATGGAGATGGCACGTTTTTTGGAGCCCTGAAGCTTCTGTGA
- the TNFSF13B gene encoding tumor necrosis factor ligand superfamily member 13B isoform X3 yields the protein MDDSTGEQSRLSCPQTREEMKLKEGGSVLPQEESPSGRCSKDGKLLAVTLLLAASSSCLTVLAFCWVASLQAELGSLRAELRGRPGAPQAGAAAAREAPGVTPALKQRIFAPPAPGESNSSQSGRSKRGLPEAEETVTQDCLQLIADSDTPTIRKGAYTFVPWLLSFKRGRALEEKENKILVKETGYFFIYGQASRSWRKEMNSNWQYPGKMLRYPEMEMARFLEP from the exons ATGGATGACTCCACCGGGGAGCAGTCCCGCCTTTCTTGCCCTCAGACcagagaagaaatgaaactgaAGGAGGGAGGCTCCGTCCTGCCCCAGGAGGAAAGCCCCTCCGGCCGGTGCTCCAAAGATGGAAAGCTGCTGGCCGTGACCCTGCTGCTCGCCGCCTCGTCCAGCTGCCTCACGGTGCTGGCTTTCTGCTGGGTGGCGTCCCTGCAAGCGGAGCTGGGCAGCCTCCGGGCGGAGCTGCGGGGGCGGCCGGGCGCCCCCCAGGCGGGAGCCGCGGCCGCGCGGGAGGCTCCCGGCGTCACCCCCGCCCTGAAA CAGCGGATCTTTGCACCCCCAGCTCCGGGAGAAAGCAATTCCAGCCAGAGCGGCAGGAGTAAGCGTGGCCTGCCGGAGGCAGAAGAAACAG tcACTCAAGACTGCTTGCAGTTGATTGCAGACAGTGACACGCCTACTATACGAAAAG GAGCATACACCTTTGTTCCTTGGCTTCTCAGCTTTAAAAGAGGAAGAGCcctagaagaaaaagagaataagatTTTGGTCAAAGAGACAGGCTACTTCTTTATCTACGGTCAG GCATCGCGAAGCTGGAGGAAGGAGATGAACTCCAACTGGCAATACCCCGGGAAGATGCTAAGATATCCCGAGATGGAGATGGCACGTTTTTTGGAGCCCTGA